From the Fimbriimonadaceae bacterium genome, the window AAACAGTCCATGCATCGGGTCGGGTGTGGCGCTCTTGTGAATCTTCTTGATGACGGGCGGAGCGGACTCGTCCACGCCGTTCGTCGCCTTCAATTCCTTGATTTCCTTCGAGGAGTAGGCTCTTGTTGGGTCGATTCCCTTGATGCGCAGAGGACGCTCGACGACGACTTTCCAATAGCCGAACGCCTCGTTGGGGAAGAGCTTGGATTGCTCCGATTCCGAGAAATCGAGGAAGACATCCATGACCCGCTGGATGTCCTCGGGCGCAAGCTCACAGTTCTTCTTGCCAAGGTTCTTGCGAAGCGGTTTGAACCACTGGGTGGCGTCGATGAGTTGGACTTTGCCTCTCCGATTCTCTGGCTTTCGGTTGGTCAGCACCCAGATGTAAGTGGCGATACCGGTGTTGTAGAACATGTTCAGCGGGAGAGCGATGATGGCTTCTAGCCAGTCGTTTTCCAGAATCCACCGGCGGATGTTGGACTCACCTTGCCCGGCGTCGCCTGTGAATAGCGAACTGCCGTTGTGTACTTCGGCAATGCGGCTCCCCAGCGGGGTGTTGTGCTTCATCTTGGCGAGCTTGTTCACCAGGAACATCAACTGCCCATCGCTGGAACGGGTGATGAGGCTGAACTCAGGGTCGCCTGCGTGCTCGATGATGAATCGTTGGTCGGTGAGTTCACCCTTGCCGCCCATGCGCTCCAGGTCGGTCTTCCAACTCTTGCCGTAGGGCGGGTTGGAAAGCATGAAATCGAACTCACGGGACGGGAATCCATCCTGAGAAAGTGTTGAGCCGAGCCGGAAGTTCTCTGCCTCTTCTCCTTCACCTTTTAGGAGCAGGTCTGACTTGGTAATGGCGTAGGTTTCGGGGTTGACCTCTTGCCCGTAGAGGTGGATGGAGACGGCTTTCCCGTGCTCCTCGGCAAGTTCCTTCAGCCGTTCTTCCGCCACGGTGAGCATGCCGCCCGTTCCGCATGAGGCGTCGTAAACCAGGTACGTGCCCGATTCAATCTGGTCTGAGATTGGTCGGAAGATGAGTTCCGCCATGAGCTTGACGACATCTCTCGGCGTGAAGTGCTCGCCTGCTTCTTCGTTGTTCTCCTCGTTAAAGCGGCGAATCAACTCCTCGAACATCGTGCCCATCGCATGGTTGTCGAGGGCGGGAATCTTCTCCTTGCCATCCATTTCCAGTACTGGCTGAGGTGAGAGGTTGATTGACCGGTCGAGGAACTTCTCGATGAGGCTGCCCAGGATGTCGGCTTCGACCAGGGTTGGGATTTGATTCCGAAATTTGAACTTGTCGAGAATCTCCTGAACGTTCGAAGAGAACCCGTCTAGATAGGCGTCGAAATCGTCCTTGAGGCGCTGAGCAGTAGCCCTGGACTTGAGGTCTCGGAGGGTGAATGGGGAGGCATTGTAAAACGCCTGACCAGCAGCTTGCCGAAGTGCTGCCTCCTGGTTGGCGACTCCTGCTGCATCCAGGTTCTTCTTCATGTCGAGGACGGCTTGTTTGGTCGGTTCCAAGACGGCGTCGAGGCGTCGAATGACGACCATCGGCAGAATGACATCCCGATATTTCCCCCGCACGTAGACATCCCGGAGCACGTCATCGGCGATGCCCCATATGAAATTCGTAATCCAGCCCAGCGTTTGTGCGTTCATCCCTGCTTGCTTCCCTCTGCCCGGTCGAGTCGCTCCAGAAGCTCTTGATATCCCTCGGCGTCCTGGAGCACTAGCGCCGCCTTTCCTTTGACCGTCAACAAGACCGGCGCCTTGGATCCCGACAGTCGAGCAACGTGCTCTCAATGGTTCCGCAGGATGTCGGTCAGCGAGTAGACGTGTCTTAAATCCAGCATCGGCGCACCCCTCCAATCATACTTTTCTCAGACGATACCCGGATGAGGTTCCAGCCTCATATCCTCAAG encodes:
- a CDS encoding SAM-dependent DNA methyltransferase; this translates as MNAQTLGWITNFIWGIADDVLRDVYVRGKYRDVILPMVVIRRLDAVLEPTKQAVLDMKKNLDAAGVANQEAALRQAAGQAFYNASPFTLRDLKSRATAQRLKDDFDAYLDGFSSNVQEILDKFKFRNQIPTLVEADILGSLIEKFLDRSINLSPQPVLEMDGKEKIPALDNHAMGTMFEELIRRFNEENNEEAGEHFTPRDVVKLMAELIFRPISDQIESGTYLVYDASCGTGGMLTVAEERLKELAEEHGKAVSIHLYGQEVNPETYAITKSDLLLKGEGEEAENFRLGSTLSQDGFPSREFDFMLSNPPYGKSWKTDLERMGGKGELTDQRFIIEHAGDPEFSLITRSSDGQLMFLVNKLAKMKHNTPLGSRIAEVHNGSSLFTGDAGQGESNIRRWILENDWLEAIIALPLNMFYNTGIATYIWVLTNRKPENRRGKVQLIDATQWFKPLRKNLGKKNCELAPEDIQRVMDVFLDFSESEQSKLFPNEAFGYWKVVVERPLRIKGIDPTRAYSSKEIKELKATNGVDESAPPVIKKIHKSATPDPMHGLFEIVIGGKPCVVEYEPDTDLRDTENVPLLEEGGIEAFIKREVLPHVPDAWVDDDKTQIGYEISFTRYFYKPKPMRTLEEIRKDIEALEKETEGLLDEVLVEVES